A window from Hemicordylus capensis ecotype Gifberg chromosome 2, rHemCap1.1.pri, whole genome shotgun sequence encodes these proteins:
- the LOC128347307 gene encoding histone H1.10 has translation MSVELEEADLPLTEAEEAPLAPEKKGVSKKAKGAGSVLSPSKKKKNNKKKNQPGKYSQLVVETIRKLGERNGSSLAKIYKEAKKVAWFDQQNGRTYLKYSIKALVQNDTLLQVKGTGANGSFKLNRKKLEGGSEGGPTGAGGGSSQAKSHKKAIAASTSRKPEKKPVSKSKKPEKKSHKKSTSGGTAKKDKVKTKKATKKSAVSPSAKKKKSAKPKALKSRK, from the coding sequence ATGTCTGTGGAACTGGAAGAAGCTGATCTGCCCCTAACTGAGGCAGAAGAGGCGCCGCTGGCTCCCGAGAAGAAAGGTGTTTCCAAGAAGGCCAAAGGTGCCGGGTCGGTTCTCTCCCcatccaagaagaagaaaaacaataaGAAAAAAAATCAGCCGGGCAAGTATAGCCAGCTGGTGGTAGAGACGATCCGCAAGCTGGGCGAGCGTAATGGCTCCTCGCTGGCCAAAATATACAAGGAAGCCAAGAAAGTGGCCTGGTTCGACCAGCAGAACGGGCGGACCTACCTGAAATACTCCATCAAGGCGCTGGTGCAGAACGACACCCTGCTCCAAGTGAAGGGCACCGGCGCCAACGGCTCCTTCAAGCTCAACAGGAAGAAGCTCGAGGGGGGCAGCGAAGGCGGCCCCACCGGCGCTGGCGGCGGCAGCTCTCAAGCCAAATCACACAAGAAGGCAATCGCGGCTTCCACTTCCCGCAAGCCTGAGAAGAAGCCCGTCTCCAAGAGCAAAAAGCCGGAGAAGAAATCGCACAAGAAGAGCACCAGCGGCGGGACCGCGAAGAAAGACAAGGTGAAAACCAAGAAAGCCACCAAGAAAAGCGCCGTCTCCCCCAGCgcgaagaagaagaaatctgcaAAGCCCAAGGCGCTCAAGAGCAGAAAGTGA